The following coding sequences lie in one Cannabis sativa cultivar Pink pepper isolate KNU-18-1 chromosome 5, ASM2916894v1, whole genome shotgun sequence genomic window:
- the LOC133038366 gene encoding uncharacterized protein LOC133038366, which produces MDRNWMSANRLSAEYKEGVDFFLDFCHKHAKNPKLILCPCLKCGNMERMNTSKIKEHLFRNGIDKSYKVWCYHGENIRFHGEETSKSKKVKNVNLDYQDDHIPEMIGDAQFQSNVDPLEFQNFVEDAEKPIYPNCNRFTKLSTLVRLYNIKAKHGWSDKSFTDLLAFLVELLPEGNEMPLSFYEAKKTLSSIGMQYEKIHACPNDCILYRKSFVDAISCPTCGESRWQKKKNSDEVKIGVPAKVLWYLPPIPRLVRFFRNVNHAKNLTWHATDRKLDGKMRHPADSPAWKTIDARWPEFANEPRNIRLGLSADGINPHTTLSSKYSCWPVLLVMYNLPPWLVMKRKFTMLTLLIAGHFTFSLLEIFLDTKGESGTMHARFVRREHVLCG; this is translated from the exons ATGGATAGAAATTGGATGAGTGCGAATAGATTATCAGCAGAGTATAAGGAAGGTGTTgacttttttttggatttttgtcATAAGCACGCAAAAAATCCAAAGTTGATTCTTTGTCCTTGTCTTAAATGTGGTAACATGGAGCGTATGAATACTAGTAAAATAAAGGAGCATTTATTTAGGAACGGAATAGACAAGAGTTATAAGGTTTGGTGTTACCACGGGGAAAATATTAGATTTCATGGCGAGGAAACATCTAAGTCTAAGAAGGTTAAGAATGTTAACTTGGATTATCAGGATGATCACATTCCAGAAATGATAGGAGATGCACAATTTCAATCAAATGTCGATCCAttggaatttcaaaattttgtagaggATGCTGAGAAACCTATTTACCCTAATTGTAATAGGTTTACTAAATTGTCTACGCTTGTTAGATTATACAATATAAAAGCGAAACATGGGTGGAGTGATAAAAGTTTTACGGATTTACTAGCTTTTCTAGTAGAGTTATTACCTGAAGGTAATGAGATGCCTTTGTCTTTCTACGAGGCAAAGAAGACACTGTCTTCCATAGGTATGCAATATGAAAAGATACATGCATGTCCTAATGATTGCATTCTATATCGTAAGAGTTTTGTGGATGCAATATCGTGTCCCACGTGCGGTGAGTCTAGGtggcaaaagaaaaagaattctgATGAGGTAAAGATTGGTGTCCCTGCAAAGGTATTATGGTACTTACCCCCAATACCTCGTTTGGTTCGATTCTTTCGAAATGTCAATCATGCAAAAAATTTGACCTGGCATGCCACCGATAGAAAACTAGATGGTAAGATGAGACATCCAGCTGACTCCCCTGCTTGGAAAACAATCGATGCTAGGTGGCCTGAATTTGCAAATGAACCTAGGAATATCCGTCTTGGTCTTTCTGCAGATGGAATTAATCCACATACCACCCTTAGTAGTAAGTATAGTTGTTGGCCAGTTTTGCTTGTGATGTATAATTTACCGCCTTGGTTGGTAATGAAGAGAAAGTTCACTATGCTCACATTGTTGATAGCCGGCCACTTCACATTTTCG CTTTTGGAAATCTTTCTGGATACAAAAGGTGAAAGTGGTACAATGCATGCCCGATTTGTGAGGAGAGAACATGTTCTATGTGGTTAA